A portion of the Calliphora vicina chromosome 5, idCalVici1.1, whole genome shotgun sequence genome contains these proteins:
- the LOC135960054 gene encoding cilia- and flagella-associated protein 206, whose translation MHPFIIINDFIPHTLEEYSKNGFSNFKQNFGQYLQQLIINDSQYIQWKNGKHNPRAYNLEQYMKNVLKKRQPSTTNENGLLITIDELVPFFIEECLQNFLPVNPCFANYYLHLLIRDSQDGFQLNEHSHSLSICEVENFLERALAKYKNPLDATMCNMKISHFCRNTQELCLDFVKEKYELNFNDKLKQLINSILQYPETSTDKQLEEMFVKMQVFIITNYHIGCPKNSVILKQCRQSLNSVLGKGDIQKYVLRKRYHRLEYLQKLGATVAGILIFNNQGPQGDKGNMRNIFADLNMAKCNTKESLEEGIERALFFKQRGTKVVQELIKINVQLKNISCLRPLTQVREVNKFVVLFEVYSKNLEKAKAAFEKTLYLIEMAEKKFDCVVEKINDILKYRSAIESELIFPHFVYLSEIWTSLVLYLNHLVEINKIKDQLDDVLEEKLENKFNLLLEELGDSSKHLQHPLNHTFHELLKLNVERESKLNMLNIKPFVKDYCAVTMALTGGFLAPSQVEKKLCENLDFSFGFANMEYAKFAEHYFKDFIQVFRNTILTCSDLILLFQLDDEVMQQDFDLIHQTKTKTKTLETQTENILSNDLLPKNPNNVSWNVWDFHRETINLANIRRRQTHSSQSKLCYGIRNAQNQTDIKSNKGS comes from the exons ATGCATCCATTTATAATTATCAACGATTTTATACCCCATACCTTGGAGGAATACTCTAAAAAtggattttcaaattttaagcaaaattttggcCAATACTTAcagcagcttataataaatGATTCTCAATATATAcaatggaaaaatggaaaacatAATCCCAGAGCATACAACTTGgagcaatatatgaaaaatgttttaaagaaaagaCAACCAAGTACAACAAATGAAAACGGACTTTTAATAACAATTGATGAATTAGTTCCCTTTTTCATTGAGGAATGTTTGCAGAACTTTCTACCTGTAAATCCCTGTTTTGCCAATTATTATCTACATTTACTAATACGTGACAGTCAAGATGGCTTCCAATTGAACGAGCACTCCCATAGTCTAAGTATATGCGAAGTAGAGAATTTTTTAGAGCGAGCTTtggcaaaatataaaaatccatTGGATGCTACCATGTGTAACATGAAAATATCGCATTTTTGTAGGAATACTCAAGAATTATGTTTggattttgttaaagaaaaatacgaattgaattttaatgaCAAGTTAAAACAactaataaatagtattttacaATATCCAGAGACTAGTACTGACAAGCAATTAGAGGAAATGTTTGTCAAAATGCAAGTGTTCATTATAACGAATTATCATATCGGTTGTCCTAAAAACAGTGTA aTTTTGAAACAATGTCGCCAAAGTTTAAATAGTGTATTGGGCAAAGGagatatacaaaaatatgtccTAAGGAAAAGATATCACCGTTTGGAATACCTACAAAAATTAGGAGCCACTGTAGCtggtattttaatatttaataaccaAGGACCCCAAGGTGACAAGGGAAATATGCGCAATA tatttgcTGATTTAAACATGGCTAAATGTAATACCAAAGAATCCTTAGAAGAAGGCATTGAACGTGCTCTCTTTTTTAAACAGAGAGGAACTAAAGTCGTACAAgaactaattaaaataaatgtccaACTGAAAAATATCTCTTGTTTAAGGCCTCTGACTCAAGTGCGTGAAGTCAATAAATTTGTTGTCTTATTTGAGGTATACAGCAAAAATTTGGAAAAGGCAAAGGCAGCTTTTGAAAAAACTCTCTATTTAATAGAAAtggctgaaaaaaaatttgattgtgTGGTGGAAAAAATCAATGATATCTTAAAATATCGTTCTGCCATCGAATCGGAGTTAATTTTT cCACATTTTGTCTATCTCTCCGAAATATGGACATCATTGGTGTTGTATTTGAATCATTtagttgaaataaataaaatcaaagatCAGTTAGATGACGTATTGGAGGAAAAACTGGAAAACAAATTCAATCTGCTGTTAGAGGAACTAGGCGATTCAAGCAAACATCTACAACATCCTTTAAATCACACATTTCACGAACTCTTGAAGTTAAATGTCGAACGTGAAAGTAAACTCAATATGTTAAATATA AAACCATTTGTTAAGGATTATTGTGCTGTAACAATGGCTTTGACTGGTGGATTTTTGGCTCCCTCACAAGTGGAAAAGAAACTATGTGAAAATCTTGATTTCTCTTTCGGTTTTGCCAACATGGAATATGCCAAATTTGCCGAACATTACTTCAAGGATTTTATACAAGTTTTTCGCAACACAATTTTAACATGTAGCGATTTAATTTTACTGTTCCAGCTTGATGACGAAGTTATGCAACAAGATTTTGATTTAATTCACCAAACGAAGACTAAAACCAAAACATTAGAAACACAAACCGAAAACATTTTATCTAATGACCTCTTGCCAAAGAATCCCAATAACGTAAGCTGGAATGTTTGGGATTTTCATCGCGAAACCATAAATTTAGCCAATATTAGAAGAAGACAAACGCATTCGTCGCAATCAAAATTGTGTTATGGCATAAGAAATGCTCAAAATCAAACTGATATAAAATCCAATAAAGGATCGTAA
- the rig gene encoding protein rigor mortis → MVKIPLVPQWNLNNGCVCTPDGGFLYAGSRSINFISSVETDNETPIIQCFHTRQGILSLDIDPHWGQLDSVSGDVGSNEDLDKNAVAVGKEKEPAKLFAALLQDNSVQIWDFNKGCAIQGHKAHLAYMRYMEGNGPSPQHAGEVLISYMCNRNVLSVDNQDIVVYCVASNSFYRRPMFISSRNHQMTSLKCSPYNENHFAIGTKRGLVLLCDLQKMSTLYTLRGHDTFITSLAWTRVDLSAEIIDEKPQESAKPKAVQKQQSKGGKLSRSGATIDTDEIFDIYDYDYLENEFGASTHDVKVKNEFISDFVGIEKPQESSTTAKFDFAEACQSLKEEINALRDEPPQTSPEHTISLEECKQATNSRDDLSSCGSDGDDEADDKDKQLSSDKESSDGSLVRLVCRTPSSEESVDVDGMYINKQQSIICQADVHNSQSQDNEQPKTSEALEIHSNDDDIQIISEPTIEKEKEEELKCPKANEVGDILLASTSADGGFNIWNATTGATCDSHKVRSSHGGKNNHIQASWISSTSIIINNKAGELQMWCMQPLTNNQLSQKCGFRPYKFKETKRRWSQRSVISFACSLKQQLVWCISSYREVALEDIKLNKTKLKYSCVSTNIGAMQECPDDMNKIALGFSDRRIGIIDISKMTPTSVHIDNFVQRIESNVMSLVWSPDCKKLAYGTMEGRIGIINIEASNKQPFTYNSICGKPIYSISWQDKFLYVVCNERIAVYEDDPNKKDPYVIPEIDSVACISLRSKYLFVGTQNGQLKMFIRTGSTYFQYEHKISMELAPRYISDISWSPIATNKLAVVANANNIHILEFNHETADLQIKRKIEINAPKAANGCAKWSNRNENYFLTCGFDGAVRVWDISNETNPELFVKIYHCPMSCGLFMPTDEEIILCSGKSAALEFIDMRVERTESTSGKSKRASARTLDTVQWATKALTRNEAKSQSVDKKLNRRLAKTPENNVAEVVENNVAADGKVENGVTTSEEVSTMLEKLHLQKTEGSINNTSVYMKNPLTLLYLTTKEINKDALDLMFSILSTPKPCGNKSLSAKLFGTKSEAKEVLADELKNHQHSEIKGISSLFMPQLNGNLKDEILRCVQTKQLCEWHVSLAPSISYSFWQKCCQAYAEQLIEQGYALQAAAYMLAIHQQQDAIEMLMEQKLFKEALLIARIYLQSEDPLNNTISEQWITHLYANGNLTGAALLCLLTKQNNRAYECLAKIRNTAPEIERVIRLLKSSDIQV, encoded by the exons ATGGTTAAAATACCTTTGGTTCCGCAATGGAATCTTAACAATGGTTGTGTTTGTACACCGGATGGTGGTTTCCTGTATGCAGGTTCTCGCAGCATTAATTTTATTAGTTCTGTGGAGACTGACAATGAAACACCCATAATACAATGCTTTCACACTCGCCAAGGCATACTCAGTTTAGATATTGATCCGCACTGGGGTCAATTGGACAGTGTTAGTGGGGATGTTGGTTCCAATGAGGATTTGGATAAAAATGCTGTTGCAGTTGGCAAAGAAAAAGAGCCGGCAAAGTTATTTGCGGCCTTGTTACAAGACAATTCCGTACAAATATGGGATTTCAATAAAGGTTGTGCTATACAGGGACATAAAGCCCACTTGGCTTATATGCGTTATATGGAGGGCAATGGTCCTTCACCCCAGCACGCCGGAGAAGTGCTCATTAGTTACATGTGTAATAGAAATGTTTTGTCAGTAGATAATCAAGATATTGTAGTGTATTGTGTGGCCTCAAATTCATTTTATCGTCGACCCATGTTTATATCCTCAAGAAATCATCAGATGACTTCGCTGAAATGTTCTCCctataatgaaaatcattttgcaATTGGTACAAAACGTGGTCTGGTCTTATTGTGTGATTTACAGAAAATGTCCACATTATATACCCTTAGAGGTCATGACACTTTCATAACATCATTGGCTTGGACTCGTGTGGATTTATCGGCGGAAATTATTGATGAAAAGCCGCAGGAGTCGGCAAAACCTAAAGCCGTACAAAAGCAACAATCTAAAGGAGGAAAATTAAGTAGATCAGGTGCCACAATAGACACGGACGAAATATTCGATATCTATGATTATGACTATTTGGAAAACGAATTTGGTGCTTCTACGCATGATGTGAAAgtgaaaaatgaatttatttcgGATTTTGTGGGCATAGAAAAACCCCAAGAGTCCTCTACAACAGCGAAATTTGATTTTGCCGAGGCTTGTCAGAGCCTCAAAGAAGAAATCAATGCCTTAAGAGATGAACCACCGCAAACATCACCCGAGCACACAATTAGTTTGGAAGAGTGTAAACAGGCGACCAATAGTCGAGACGATTTATCGTCGTGTGGCAGTGATGGTGATGACGAGGCTGATGATAAAGACAAACAATTATCAAGCGATAAAGAATCATCAGATGGTAGTTTGGTGCGTTTAGTATGTCGTACACCTTCCTCAGAAGAGAGTGTAGATGTGGACGGTATGTATATTAACAAGCAACAGAGCATAATTTGCCAAGCAGACGTACACAACAGCCAGTCTCAAGACAATGAACAACCTAAAACTAGTGAAGCCTTGGAAATACATTCAAACGATGACGATATACAAATAATCAGTGAACCAACTATCGAAAAGGAAAAAGAGGAGGAATTGAAATGTCCTAAAGCTAATGAAGTCGGTGACATTTTATTGGCATCCACCAGTGCTGATGGAGGATTTAATATTTGGAATGCTACAACTGGAGCCACTTGTGATTCTCATAAAGTTCGATCATCTCATGGAGGCAAAA ataatCATATTCAAGCCTCTTGGATTTCATCTACCTCAATAATAATCAACAATAAAGCCGGTGAATTGCAGATGTGGTGTATGCAACCACTAACGAATAATCAGCTGTCTCAAAAGTGTGGCTTTAGGCCGTACAAGTTTAAGGAAACAAAACGTCGCTGGTCTCAACGTTCTGTGATCTCATTTGCCTGTTCTCTCAAACAACAATTAGTTTGGTGTATATCGTCTTATCGTGAAGTTGCTCTGGAAGACATCaagctaaataaaacaaaattaaaatatagttGTGTTTCCACAAACATTGGTGCCATGCAAGAGTGTCCCGATGATATGAATAA aatTGCATTAGGTTTTTCGGATCGTCGAATTGGCATAATAGACATCTCCAAAATGACACCAACTTCAGTGCATATTGACAATTTTGTACAACGCATTGAATCGAATGTTATGTCTTTGGTATGGAGTCCAGATTGCAAGAAGTTAGCCTATGGTACAATGGAGGGAAGA aTTGGTATCATTAATATAGAAGCATCTAATAAACAACCATTTACTTATAATTCAATTTGCGGCAAACCAATATATTCCATAAGCTGGCAGGATAAATTCTTGTATGTGGTCTGTAACGAACGTATAGCTGTTTATGAAGATGATCCAAATAAAAAGG ATCCTTATGTTATTCCTGAAATTGATAGTGTTGCATGTATTTCACTACGCAGCAAATATCTTTTTGTTGGCACTCAAAATGGCCAGTTGAAGATGTTTATTCGCACAGGTAGCACATATTTTCaatatgaacacaaaatttctaTGGAATTGGCACCTCGCTATATTAGCGACATATCTTGGAGTCCCATAGCAACAAATAAATTAGCTGTTGTGGCTAATGCCAACAACATACACATTTTGGAATTTAACCATGAAACAGCTGACTTACAAATAAAAcgtaaaattgaaataaatgcaCCGAAGGCGGCCAATGGCTGCGCTAAATGGAGTAATCGTAATGAAAACTATTTTCTAACATGTGGCTTTGATGGTGCAGTGCGCGTTTGGGATATATCGAATGAAACAAATCCGGAACTGTTTGTTAAAATCTATCATTGTCCAATGTCATGTGGCCTCTTCATGCCAACCGATGAGGAGATTATTCTATGCTCTGGCAAAAGTGCTGCATTGGAATTTATCGATATGCGGGTGGAAAGAACCGAAAGCACTTCGGGCAAATCGAAACGTGCAAGCGCTCGAACATTGGATACCGTGCAGTGGGCCACAAAAGCTCTAACACGTAACGAGGCCAAATCACAGTCAGTGGATAAAAAACTCAACCGTCGTCTGGCCAAAACGCCGGAAAATAATGTAGCAGAGGTGGTCGAAAATAATGTTGCGGCGGATGGTAAAGTAGAGAATGGTGTGACGACCAGTGAAGAGGTATCAACCATGTTGGAGAAGCTGCATTTACAAAAGACAGAAGGATCGATTAATAATACATCTGTTTATATGAAG AATCCTCTAACTTTATTGTATCTTACGacaaaagaaattaataaagaTGCCTTGGATTTAATGTTTTCCATATTGAGCACTCCGAAACCGTGTGGAAATAAGTCGCTGAGTGCCAAATTATTTGGTACAAAATCTGAAGCGAAAGAAGTACTGGCAGATGAAT TAAAAAATCATCAACATAGTGAAATTAAAGGAATCTCTAGCTTGTTTATGCCTCAATTGAATGGCAATCTTAAAGATGAAATACTCCGATGTGTACAGACTAAACAACTGTGTGAATGGCATGTTTCCTTGGCGCCCAGTATTTCCTATAG tttttggcaaaaatgttGTCAAGCCTATGCAGAACAACTAATTGAACAGGGTTATGCCTTACAAGCTGCTGCGTATATGCTGGCTATACACCAACAGCAAGATGCCATAGAAATGTTAATGGAACAGAAACTGTTCAAGGAGGCCTTACTTATTGCACGTATTTATTTACAAAGCGAAGATCCTCTTAACAACACAATAAGCGAACAATGGATAACACATTTATATGCTAATGGAAATCTAACGGGTGCAGCATTATT GTGTTTGTTGACGAAACAAAATAATCGTGCATATGAATGTTTAGCTAAAATACGTAATACCGCTCCCGAAATTGAGCGCGTTATTCGTCTCTTGAAATCATCGGACATTCAAgtataa
- the Tcs1 gene encoding threonylcarbamoyl-AMP synthase, translating into MSKLPKIVKQFIKIPLSYKSASTMQSLPEELLNNNNKSICKVEDPQSVEIARNCLRSGRVIALPTDTVYGLACDANNEKAIQKLYNIKGRDFHKPVAICVKDLGDLRKYGEAEHLNDSLLGQLLPGPITIVIERSKHLSNPFLNPTTSKIGIRIPDFNFIQQLCSSFNEQPLALTSANRSSERSSLNIKEFEVLWPLLGAIFDAGQVGITEERRSASTVVDLATPGLFKIVREGVALKHTLEVLHAHGLKSLESTGV; encoded by the coding sequence ATGTCCAAGTTGCCGaaaattgtaaaacaatttataaaaattcccTTAAGTTATAAATCTGCCTCCACAATGCAGTCTCTGCCTGAGGAGCTactgaataataataataaatccaTATGCAAAGTGGAAGATCCCCAGAGTGTGGAAATAGctagaaattgtttaagatCCGGTCGAGTTATAGCCTTACCCACAGATACAGTATACGGTTTAGCATGTGATGCCAATAATGAAAAAGCTATACAAAAGTTGTACAACATCAAGGGACGAGACTTTCATAAGCCTGTGGCTATTTGTGTTAAGGATTTAGGAGATTTAAGGAAATATGGTGAGGCGGAACATTTAAATGATTCTTTGCTGGGTCAGCTACTGCCTGGTCCTATTACAATAGTAATTGAGCGTTCTAAACACTTAAGTAATCCTTTCCTAAATCCAACTACCAGTAAAATTGGCATACGCATTcctgattttaattttatacaacaGCTATGTTCCAGTTTTAATGAACAACCATTGGCTTTAACCAGTGCTAATCGATCTTCTGAACGCAGcagtttaaatattaaagaatttgaGGTTTTATGGCCATTGCTGGGAGCCATATTCGATGCCGGTCAAGTTGGTATTACTGAAGAGAGGCGTTCAGCTTCCACTGTTGTGGATCTGGCTACGCCtggtttgtttaaaattgttcgCGAAGGCGTTgctttaaaacatactttagaAGTATTACACGCTCATGGCCTTAAGTCATTAGAGTCTACGGGGGTATAG
- the LOC135960135 gene encoding mitochondrial inner membrane protease subunit 2 gives MFYRRFLKSVLFGIPIGVTFLDCVGYVARVDGISMQPALNPDATQTDYVFLSRWAVRSNNVQRGDIVSLISPKDPSQKIIKRVVGLQGDVVSTLGYKQEIVRIPEGHCWVEGDHTGHSLDSNTFGPVALGLMTARAAFIVWPPERWRSLPTELPGKRIPIHTAKSTNYH, from the exons ATGTTTTATCGTAGATTTCTTAAATCAGTGCTGTTTGGCATACCTATAGGTGTAACATTTTTAGACTGTGTGGGATATGTAGCCAGGGTAGATG gcATATCAATGCAACCGGCATTAAATCCAGATGCTACTCAGACTGATTATGTGTTCCTATCGCGTTGGGCGGTGCGCAGTAATAATGTACAGCGTGGTGATATTGTTTCATTAATATCGCCCAAAGATCCCTCACAGAAAATCATTAAACGTGTTGTGGGCCTGCAAGGCGATGTAGTATCCACATTGGGTTACAAACAGGAAATTGTCAGAATACCCGAAGGTCATTGTTGGGTAGAGGGAGATCATACAGGTCACTCTTTAGACTCAAATACATTTGGACCTGTAGCTTTAGGTCTTATGACGGCCAGAGCCGCTTTTATTGTTTGGCCTCCTGAAAGATGGCGCTCTTTACCAACAGAATTGCCCGGGAAAAGAATACCCATACATACCGCCAAATCTACGAATTATCATTAA
- the ERp60 gene encoding protein disulfide-isomerase A3, with protein sequence MHRAVLVLCLAIGLVSAAEQDVLELTDDNFSSTLAQQETTLVMFYAPWCGHCKRLKPEYAKAAEIVKDDDPPIALAKVDCTEGGKESCNKFSVSGYPTLKIFKGSEVSQDYSGPREANGIAKFMRAQVGPASKEIRSVEEYEKFLNTKETTLFGYFKDADSKLAKTFLKFADKNREKYRFGHTSDSAVLEKAGESDQIVLIRAPHLANKFEESTIKFEGTSDADLTTFIKENFHGLVGHRTQDTVRDFQNPLITAYFSVDYTKNPKGTNYWRNRVLKVAKEFVGKINFAISSKDDFQHELNEYGYDFVGDKPVILARDAKNMKYALKEEFSVDNLREFVEKLLEGELEPYIKSEPIPESNDAPVKVAVAKNFDDVVMNNDKDTLVEFYAPWCGHCKKLTPIFDELAEKLQDEDVSIVKMDATANDVPPEFNVRGFPTLFWLPKDAKDKPVAYNEGREVDDFIKYIAKQATNELKGYDRSGKPKKTEL encoded by the exons atgcaTAGAGCCGTTTTAGTTCTTTGTTTGGCCATTGGTCTAGTAAGTGCAGCCGAACAAGATGTTCTTGAATTGACTGATGACAACTTCTCCTCAACTTTGGCACAACAAGAAACAACATTGGTCATGTTTTATGCACCTTG GTGTGGTCACTGCAAAAGATTGAAGCCAGAATATGCCAAAGCCGCTGAAATTGTAAAAGATGATGATCCCCCAATTGCTTTGGCCAAg GTCGATTGTACTGAGGGTGGCAAGGAATCTTGTAATAAATTCTCAGTCAGCGGTTATCCtacattgaaaattttcaaggGCAGTGAAGTATCACAAGATTATAGCGGTCCCCGTGAAGCTAATGGTATTGCCAAATTTATGCGCGCTCAAGTTGGTCCAGCCTCAAAGGAAATTCGCTCGGTTGAAGAATACGAAAAGTTCTTAAATACCAAAGAAACCACATTGTTTGGATACTTCAAGGATGCTGATTCTAAATTGGCCAAGACTTTCTTGAAGTTTGCCGAtaaaaatcgtgaaaaatatCGTTTTGGTCATACCAGCGACAGTGCTGTATTGGAAAAAGCTGGTGAAAG CGATCAAATTGTTCTCATTCGTGCTCCTCATTTGGCCAACAAATTCGAAGAATCTACCATTAAGTTTGAAGGTACTTCCGATGCCGATTTGACCACATTCATCAAAGAGAATTT CCATGGTTTGGTTGGTCATCGTACCCAAGATACCGTACGTGATTTCCAAAATCCTTTGATCACTGCTTACTTCTCGGTCGATTATACTAAGAACCCCAAGGGTACCAACTACTGGCGCAACCGTGTACTTAAAGTGGCCAAGGAATTTGTTGGTAAAATCAACTTTGCCATTTCATCCAAGGACGACTTCCAACACGAATTAAATGAATACGGTTACGATTTTGTCGGTGATAAGCCAGTCATTTTGGCCCGCGATGCCAAGAACATGAAATATGCCTTGAAAGAAGAATTCTCTGTGGATAACTTGCGcgaatttgttgaaaaattgttggAAGGTGAATTGGAGCCCTACATTAAGTCTGAACCCATTCCCGAAAGCAATGATGCTCCTGTCAAAGTAGCTGTAGCCAAGAACTTTGACGATGTTGTCATGAATAACGACAAAGACACATTAGTTGAGTTCTATGCTCCCTGGTGTGGTCACTGCAAGAAATTGACTCCCATCTTCGATGAATTAGCAGAGAAATTGCAAGACGAAGATGTATCTATTGTCAAGATGGACGCCACCGCCAATGATGTTCCTCCAGAATTCAATGTACGTGGCTTCCCCACATTGTTCTGGTTGCCCAAGGACGCTAAGGACAAACCTGTTGCCTACAATGAAGGTCGCGAAGTAGATGATTTCATTAAGTACATTGCCAAACAAGCCACTAACGAACTCAAAGGCTACGACCGTAGCGGCAAGCCCAAGAAAACTGAACTGTAA
- the Polr3K gene encoding DNA-directed RNA polymerase III subunit RPC10, with product MLLFCPQCSNILMVEQGTTGQRFSCNTCPYIFNVNRKSSTKTFPRLKEVDHVMGGAAAWENVDSTDAECPSCSHKTAYFMQMQTRSADEPMTTFYKCANQLCGHNWRD from the exons ATGTTGTTGTTCTGCCCTCAATGCAGTAACATATTAATGGTAGAACAAGGTACCACTGGTCAACGTTTTTCCTGCAACACTTGTCCCTACATATTTAACGTAAACAGAAAATCATCAACAAAAACTTTTCCACGTTTGAAg gaAGTAGATCATGTTATGGGCGGAGCTGCTGCCTGGGAGAATGTAGATTCAACTGACGCCGAGTGTCCCTCTTGTTCACATAAGACGGCCTACTTCATGCAAATGCAAACACGTTCAGCTGATGAACCTATGACAACTTTCTATAAATGTGCTAATCAATTGTGCGGTCATAACTGGCGCGATTAA